The genome window ACAAACAGCCCTGCTTTCCTTTGAGCCAATCAAAATGCTGCTTGACTTATATTTCTCCTGAACTCCACCCTTCCCCAGAATCTTTTCATAACTGTCTTCTCCTTCATTTGTGAGAGACTCCACAGTGCAGTTTTCCTCATTGCAATGAGTCAGTAAACCTGGATTTGTCCAACTACAGGTTTGTCCTAGTGGTCCTAGGCTGTCTGGGCTAGAACAGCATCCACtatgtaaaaagaatgaaattatctCATAAGCATCTAGAATGGAATGGTGATGTCCCCTCCTTTGGAGAATTAAGAAAGTCACTCAAATCATACTGCATAGTCAGGAGTCCAGATGAGGAGCCATGGATGAGAAAGCATTCACGGCAGGCCTTGGGCTCACGCTGGCCTTCCCCCACCTTAGTACGTTAAACTGCATTGGTCTGAGGCCCAGTTCAAATGTCTGCTTCCCTGTGAAGACTTTACAGATTCCTCCTCATTGGATTTCATCTCTTTCTCTACTGCTTTTCTCTGTACCTCTCCCACAGAACCACTCCTTAGGCCTGTGTTTAAATTCCTCAATCCACTACTACTGCCCTCCTGCCCAGCTTTTGAGGAAGACAGGGAGCAAGTCTGATTTgtgtccccagctcctggcagggtGTCTGGCATGTGGAGTCAGTGAATGCTTGTTGATTTGTGGGAGGAAACTGCTCCCATTTTTGCCCTTAAAGAAGTATCTTTTGTGTTACCAGCCTCCTTCTCTGAACATCCAGTGTGATGACCCCAAGCCAACTGCTTCTGTCCTGGTCATGAACTGCAGGATTGGTCACCCTATACTCAAGAGGtcatctgtgagtctgttctgaTCGGCTGACTTCTCACTATGCTGGAGTTGGTGTCTTCTCCAGCCTTGTCTCATCTGAATCTCTCTGTGGTGGGCTCCACACTCCCCCTTACTGTAGCCAATCCATAGCAGTGCTTAGAACAGCCAGGTCTGCTCTGCAAGTAGGGAGTGGGGGACACAGCCATAGACCATTGGCTCCCCCCAGTAACAGCAGAGAGAAGTGGGGGTGGTCTGAAGGAGCACCAGACCCAAAGTTACTCGTCCTGAGCTAAGTCCCTGACCTTACCACTCATGAGCTTTGAAGTGGTTTCCTCAGCTGGGAAAGGGAGTAATGCTGTCTGCCCTCTTCTTCCACGCTGACATCGTGAGGCTTACATGCAATACATGGAGTCATGCTGTGCTACAATAACCTGATTGTTTCCCAGGCCTATTTAGGTTGTAGGAAGCAGTGTGAACTGTGGGTGGTATAGAGAGGAAtcaagtgactttttttttctttaaacaggcAAACTTTTCAGTAGTTTGGCAGCTAGAGGAGAATGCCTTTCCAAACAGAACAGCCAGCATCACTGTGACAGTCAGCAAGTAAGTAGTGCCTGTGTCACAGCAGGCCCAGGCTGTGGGCCCATGTGCGGGTGTAAGAGCTACGGCTGCCTCACGGCCCCTGGAGAACAGGAACGCCACTGAGGCCCCAGAAGACAGCCGTGCCGCACACTGGCATGGCTTTCCCTTCTGTTATCAAAGATAGTAAGACACTCTTATggacacacaaaggaaaactatGGTGTAGTCCAATGGGAAACAAGGCATAGCCCAGCCTTGGACGGGAGGTCTGATTCTGGGCTGTTGAGCTTTGCAGCAGTTCTGTCCCCTGCAAAgctgcctggaggaagggtgaggTGTGGCGTTCTCAAACGGGGTGATCCTGTCCCCAGGAACAATGCCTCAAGACACTTTTGATTGCCACGACTTGGGGGTGCTAGTGGCATCTGGTGGGCAGCAAGTGGAGAGGCTGCTCATCGTACAGTATACAGAAGCCTCTCACAAAGAATTGCCTGGCCCAAATGTCAATACTGTCAAGGTTGAGAAGCCCTTTCTAAATCACCTTCTCCAAGTATAGTTTTCTAGTATGTGTTCTACACTCTAGTTGCTCATCTCCAAGTCTTTTCTTATCTGACCCTTGATGACCCTGGGAAGCAGGATACAGAAGCAGCTGTGTGTACAAAGCAGATGTGCTGTGAACTGACACTCTTTGTTTCCTAGTTCCAATGAGAGAAGGTCTTTGGTCACACAGACCCACAGCCTTCAGTTCAGGTGGGCCTTCATGGCAGTTCTTCCCAAGTAAGTACTTCCGAGGGGCCAACACCTGCACAGTGTCAGGCATTTTCTCCTGTGGATGGAACTGGGGCCAGGGTGGGCGGGGGGCACTGCTCTTCCCCGACGGGAGGCTGCTTAGAACCCAGGCTCCTCCAGTTTCTTGGGCACTAACTGTTGGGTCTCAGAAACCCCATGGCAGTCATCAGCGGGGGAGCAGTGTCAACTGATCTTGCTACAAGAGCACTGATGTGAtgctgagggaaggagaggggctgTGCgattgggaaggaaggagaaaaggcagCCCACCCTGAGGAATGGTAACTAGACATACAACCAGCCCAAATACACAGAATTCAAATATTCTACCTGACCCCACTGTCCTACCACCACTTTACATTTTGATATTCAGCTTTGATATCTCCAAAGTATCTGGTGCCCTCTGTCCTAGTAGACTTAACAGATAGCATTCAGGTTCATTTAAAACAAGAGGGGGCCTTGAGGCCTAACACATGTCCTCTCAATTGCAGACCATCAGTGATGTATGTAAACACAAGCCGGGGGGTTTCCGACCACAAAGAATTCTTCTTTAATGTAAGTGCTAAGTGCTTATCACCCCAAAGCTGCAGGAGGCAGGGCTACACCAGCTTGGACATcctactgattttattttgcagataCATGGGGAAAATCTCTTTGGAGCCAAATTCCAGCTGCAAATTTGTGTTCCAATCAGATTACAAGACATCCAGTTTATAAAAGTGAAGAGCCTGACAAAGACTCAGGTACTTAAAGGTAGTTCTTTATTTTGATCACATTTCTTTCCAGAGTGACTATGGATTTTTAAAGGTATAAAAACTAGACTTCTAGAAAAGGAGTAAAAACAAGTTAAGTCAACCTGGGAAGACATTAGGAGTAAATTGCCAAAGTCACTTTCAGGAGGAATATCAACCACTCAGCTTTTAGAGCAACATTTCAGTTTTCCTTCTCTTggtgaaaaacaaggaaaaattcaGACCTTGTTTTTAGTAATAGTAGCTGTGAAAACATTAATTTTCCCTTTGAAAACTGATAAATTCTGCCTCTCTTTGTGATGGGCAAATGAGCTTGATAAACATGTGGCATTTCTCATGCTTCTTGTAAATTTACCAtctttcttccctctgtccctcccatcTGTCTGTCTGGGCCTCTGCTTGGCTACCACCCCTTTGCTTTGGGCGACTCTTCATTGGTGGCATGGGGCCCGCAGCTGGTCTATGACACCTACAGCACTAGGCTCTGATCAGTGACAGCCGAGGCCTTAGGCTTCCTGCATTTTCTTTTGCTCAGGCTACCTGAAGTGTCAAggctcaaaaatgaaaatatggaatTTACAGAATGTACTCTGCTGACAGAGGGCTTGTAAGTTGTAAACACTTGTTctcttgtgtagttttttaagAACATTTGTTAATTTCAACCATTTGCATTTCCACATGGAaacaaaatttttgtttgaaaagcTGCATGTGCACATGTAAGAATGGGAATTCCACCCCGATCTGGTGTGGAGACTGGAAACAGCACCAGGGGCTTCAAGCCTGGTGCCCTAGGGGGCAGTAAAGGCACCTTTGGCTACTTAAACAGACTGTGCTGGCAGAGcaggtcagtggcagagctgaagtTCAGCATTGTCTTGTAGAAATGTTGGATCTTTTTCCTCATTTGCTTCATGGCAGGGGTGTTATGTTTATTCTTGAAGGTCATCTGTTTCAGCACCTTGTCTGTGAGGTAATGTAGCCAGAGTACATTATTATAAGGATGATACTCGCCCCAGCAGTTGTTGTTCTCCTTCCTCATTAGCCTGTAGATCTCAAACTGGTAGTCACCTTCACCTGTGAACAGGTCCTCGTCCATGGATATGTCACAAAAAACCACAATCCCATCCCGCTCCAAGCGGGACAGGGTGTAGTCAATGATGCTGACCTGCAGCCCACAGGTGGGGATTGTGCTCATCTTCCCGTTGAGGGTGTACTGCAGCTTTTTGAGGCTGGTTTTCTTTATGAGCACATTCCCCCAATGTAAGTCTCGGTGCTCAAAGTGCAGTGATGCCTCGGCCACCGCGAGGGATGCAGTGATCTGGTGTAGAATGCTTTTTGCAGTAGCCATGGAGGACAACTTCTTTCTCATTTGCTCCAAGTCAACCCCTCCAAAGTCAAATTCAAGCACAATGAAGAGCTGGTCTTCCTCAAAAAAGTCAGGTCGGTCATTTGCAGACCCTTTGGTTGAGTTATAGTGATCCCAGGCTCTGAGGAGCAAGGGAGGGTAAGATCCCTGAACACAGTGCACTGAGTTCAACCCAATAAAGCCTTCTGTGCGGTTGCATACCTCATCAGACAAGAGGCTCAGCTCTTTGGAGATGATGATCTCTGGCAGGATTTCCTTGAAAGTCTTCTGATGGGCCCCATTGACTAAATCCGGTCCTTCAATAGCAATGATTTTTAGAGCTACAGGTATGTGATTAGCAATTGTTCGAAACACTTCACCAAATACCCCTTCCCCAATCTTCTCACAGCATTCTAGTTTTTCTGTGGAAAGGCAATAGCTAAAGGGGACAGGACCTTCCTGATTGCACTCCCCATAAACCTTTTCAGCATCAGATACCTTTTTGTCTATAACACAGAGTGTTTTTAAAGGGGTTAGCAAGTACATGGACGAGGAGTGCGAAGGGGACAGAGCACTGCTTGTTCTGTCTGTGGCGGGAAGGTTTGCATATTCTGATATGAGGGACCCTGACAGAGAAGTGGTGGCGGTGTAGCTGCTGCATACTTCCGACACAGTGGTCACCATCTTCTTCTTGTGGAAACTCAAAGAAGCCCTGGTTTTGGTCCAAGTGCAGGCATTCTGTAAATGAGTCAGGTCCTGGCTGAAGAATggctctttttccatcttttggccCTTTTTAAACTGCTGATAATGGAGGAGGGAGGTTTCTACTGtctccttatatttctttttcctgcttggcccagtcctcttaggcctgctgATTACCCCAGGTACAGTATAGTCCTTGCAGACACTGGCTTCCTCATACCCAATCTGGGTAACCTCTTGAGACCCAATCTCTTGACAAGAGTTCTGGTCTGTAGCTCTCTTGGGCATGCCTGATAAGCCTGGACCCTCCGGCCTCTTCCCCACCAGCTCCCTTTCACAGCAGGACTCCCTCATATTCTTCCCATCCGTCCCAAACTCTGAATCCTCAGGGTTTTCTGCGCCGATAAAGCTAAAGGAAACTGACCTGAGGCTGGCACGGGGGGCCAGCCTGGTGAACCTGTCTCCTGTGGCTGCCTCCCGGGAGCAGGTGGTAGGCGCGTGGTCCATCGAGGCTGCTGGGATGTGGCAGCCGCTCGGAGCTTCAGAAGCTGCATCCGGAGAGGCGGAGGAGCCGGTACAGATGACACCATCTTCTGTCGCTGAGGACCCAGGGCCGAGGCCGGGAGAGCCCAGAGCGCTGAACAGGGAGGCACTGGTGCCCAGCTCGCCGCCGTCCCGGGACCGGCGGCACACACTGAGGTCCAGGCTGAGCCGGCCCGGATTGCCATTGGGGAAGGGCGGCGTCCGGAGAGGGCCGCAGGGGGTGCTGCACTTCTGCGGGGGCCGCGCCCGCAGCCTCAGGCACTTGGGGGTCACGATCGGGCTCGGCAGGTCCTCGGAGATTCGGTCGCCGGGGCGCCTCCGCCGCTGAGCCGCGGGACTGCTGGGAGAGAAGTCGGGGTCGTCAGGGTCGTTGGAAGCGACCGACCACGAAGGGTCGCTGCTgctactgctgctgctgctgcagaaACGCTTCCGGTCTTGTGGCGGGAACCACTGCGCGGCTGTCAGGCGCGGTCGCAGCCGCGACCTCCGGCCGCCGGGAGCCCCATACGTTCGGAAGAGCCGATTCCCGGGTCGCGGGACCGACCCCGCCATAGCCGGCACCCGCCAAGCGGTTCAAACGCAAACACCGCGAGACTTCCTCGAGAAGCGGACGCGCCCGCCGGGCCGGCCTGCCCGCGGGGGTCCTAGCGCTCGGCCTTGCGCAGGCGCGTCACGCCGCGTCTCGCGGTTTCTGGGAGAGGACGGTGGCCACGGCGCTTCTGTCTTAACTGAGTCTCGGCAATGCCTGTCGTTTCAGGCCCGCACTGTGTGCACCCAGAGTCAGGAGAGCGCTTGTGGGAGCGATCCGGTTCAGGTGAGCGTGGCCATGCCTTCTCGAGACgccaaggaagggaggaaggcctGAAGCGGTTGACGGGAGAGGCCCGGATACTATTCCGACGTTTCCCTGGAAAGCAAACGCCGGGCGGCCCCGAGGCCCTTCTTAGCCTTAGCACTGGGTCACGTCGGTAGAGTTCGCGGTTGTGCTTGAGCCGGCGTGGGCGCTGAAACCTGCGCCCGCTCTCTATCCTGGGAGCTAAATGTGCTCTGCGTGCTAAGGATTCACATTTCTAGCTTTGCCACCCAGAAAGGCATGTGCTAACTAGACTTTCCTTTACTAGCACGTGGAAATATGGCATTTGGTGAGCTGTGCCATCACTtcggataaagaaaatataaccGTGGCCACAGAGCTCTCCTTGAGTCAGTATAAGCAGGTACTTGAGACGGTGAATGCTCCAAATTTGATCATTTTGCTCCTCACGGGCATGTAGCTCCCCTGGAAAGGATAGTAGCATCTCAGTTATAACGTGTATGAAAGCAGGTCTCTTGACCCACCTTTTGCTCCAGCCTGTTTATTTAATTAGTACGGGTAACTTACTAGTAACTTACTCGTTATTAGGAATTCTAGGAAGTACTTAGGACTCCTCCCTTACCTACATCCCCGTATCAATTCCAGCAGCAAGCTATGTCATCccacctccaaaatatattttaaatccgTTCAtgtctctccatctctcctgctATTGTAGTTCAGGCTACCATCTTTCACCTGGGCTGTTGTGGACAcactctgtcttttcttcttgcctCTGCTCTTGCCATGCTTGCTTGCTACAAATATTTCTTCACAGAGCacctattttaaaaagcaaacgtGGTGCCACTcctatgcttaaaaaaaaagatggcatttGAATACACTTGGACTAAAATCCATATCTTTTCAGTTGTCCTTTGGCACAGTATTATCTGGTCTCTGCTTTCTAACTTCATCTAGTACTCTCCTCTTGCCCACTTCTTATATTCCAGCTATTTTGCTCCTCCTTTCTGCTCCTCCAGCTTAATAGTGCTCTGGCCACAGGACCTTTGttcttgctgttccttctgcagGAAACTGCTCTTCCTTTTAtcttcatctgtgtgttttcttcttatatttagtTCAGATGTTAGAAGGCCTTCCCTGATCACTCATTCTGAAGTGGACACTGTGGTCAAGTTTAATGTCTTGCAGTGATCCAGGTGAGAATGATGAGATCTGAACTCAGGAAGTAACAATGGGGATACAGAAAAGGGGCCAACCTCTTGAGGTGCAAGAAAGACTAAAAATATATTGTCAAGGGCAGGCTTGGGTGAGGGTATGACAGGTAAAGGGTAAGGGACAAGAAGTTGAGGAATGACTGCAGGTTTCTTGCATGGGTAACTCTGGTGGCTGAGGCCACGAATCAGGCTGAGAAATACAGGAGAAGGAACCCTATATTTCCCCTGAAGGGAAGGCTGGTAAGTGCTGTCCATAAGTCCTTGTCTAAAATATGTTTTGCTTCCCCCTCACCCACCTCCTACAGTTAAGAGATGTAACTGAACTGCAGATCCTTGGTGAAATATCTTTCAACAGATCTCTGTACGAGGGGCTGAATGCAGAGAACCACCAAACAAAGGTAAACCCCTGGctgttttctggttttctggGACTTGTCCTGGGAAAACTGCCTAGCCTTAGAGCCCCTGTACAGGCCCTCTGCTATTGCCAAATTCCTGTTTTCAGTCTTAGGACCTTGATCTTGACTCTGACACCAACTCATCTGTAACTTTTGAGTTTAGTCAACTTTTGCCTCAATTTTTCCATCTATGAAATGAGGCAATTGAATTAGCTGAGAAAATCTGAGAAATAACTAAGCTGGAATCaatagttatatatttttttatttgaaaatgttttaaaaaaattttcctaaCTGAGAAGTGATTTTTTGGTCTATGTAGCTCTCTTCCTGTGCAGTGTCAGTGTTGTGAGTATTAAATAGTCACAGCAGTCAGGGTACATAATTCTTTTGTGTCTTAGACTAAGTCCTAGAACTCTTGGGAGTCATTTTGCAGAAGTGTTACCACAAGTCAAACTGACATCTGTGGTCTGTGGGCTGAATATGTGTGTGCTGCCCACCGTTGTCATTCTTGTTGACAGTCACCTAGGCCTCAGAGATTATCCATCTGTGCAGTCTATAGTTAGGCATGATGATGACTGGAGGGAATGTCAAGAGAGTGAGACCACATTACTAAGTACTAGGTGTTCTGAGTTCTTCCCTGGAGGAGAAAAGAGCAGTTCTCTAGGCATGTCAGAaataacatttccttttttaagtatttgtaatGCTGAAGATGATATATAAGAAAGGAAAGTGCCCCTTAtcctcagattaaaaaaaaatagaatagcaaGAAAATCCAAGTCATACCAAACGAAAAATAATGGTTCTTTCATTACCTCCTTCCCATGTCCCCAGCTCCCTCTTCTCAAAGGGTGTTACTGTTAACAGTTTCTTATTTGTACATTCATAAGTAATGTttacattatatgtatatttctatatttcttatatagatttacatatatatttccttttttatttccgtAAGCATAGATTTcccaaaattattttcctttctttaaattcaATACCCTAAGCAAAGTATTAAGttgttccttaaaataaataggCACCTGACTTAAAATGAATCTATGAGTATAAATAGCTGTGTATCCATGTGCATTTGAGCTGCAAGTAAGTAAAATTCTCACTAATGTACCACGGAGGCATCTGTCGTTTATGTAGTGAGGGGGGCAGACCAGGGTCAGTGACTTTGTTCCTCTGGATCTTGTGCTCTACCGTCTGTGTGTTGGTGATGCCTCCCCTTGTGGCCAGCACAGAGTTGCCACATCTCCCAGTGCTGTATTTTCACATGGCAGAATACAGAATAGGAAGCAAGAGGTCATAGCCAAAGGATCTTTCTTCACGGGCCTTACCTTTTCAGGAAGATACCTTCCTGATATCACCCAGTAATATCTCCTTACATCTCATTAGTTAGAACTGGATCTTGTGCCAGTCGCTCACAAAGGGAATAGCTTTGTCACGAGCTTGGAGCAGTCATGATTTCAGAACAAAATCTAAAAGCAGACAATGGCTCTGGGCCACCGTCGATGCTTGCTACAAGCAGTAGTATCCTGTGTCTTGTTTCTCCCTTGCCCTCTACCAGGGCAGCTTTGGGGCACTTTAGGAAACTGGGtttagaagaggaaaaagggaagaggCTTTGAAAAACAGCAGTTTTCCTCCTCAGATCTGGCCTCTTACCCCACTTTCCTCCCCTTGGGACTTCAAACCCAGGTTCTTAAGGCAACCCCACCCCCCCAAACCCAACTCTTCCATAGAGGGAAAAAACAGCTCTTCCTGTTCTTGCTCCCTCCTTATTCTCAAGGCCCAGAACTCACTCCTGTTAAGTTCAGCTGCGTATGAGTTAAATAGTGCCTAGAGGATCAACTCTAGGAAGAAACCAGCATTTATCACTTAATTGGAAGAGTCCTGAAAGGTAAATTTGTCCAGCCTTCTACCCCATACAGAAATTTTCTCCAAAGCATTCCTGACCTGGGTGCCTGAACACTTGTTTGAAGGGAACTCAGTGTTTGGGGCAAGCGGAGCAGTCTTGCTGGCTCTCTGGCCCCCCAAAGCCCTGGGAGCATGCTCTGCTGTGGTCTCAGCTGGCCACAACTTGGGAGAGCCGTGTCTGGGTCTCACCCTGGGAATCCCATCCCCTGAGCGTTCCAGCTAAGTCCTGTCCGAGAGAAGAACGCTCAGACCCCTGACACGGAGAGCCTCCAGACGGCAGTGCTGTGGGTGGCTTTTCGTGGAAGAGCTCCCCAAGCAGTACACACAAGTGCCGTTTTGTGTTTATTATCGTGTCTGAAGTAACATATGCTTTAGTTTGGTAGAGAGCAGGCCAGTATCTttgtcatgtatttttctttgagaaaaacatGTTATCAGATTTTAGGGATTTGTGCAAGGTCAGAAACACCTGTCAGAGTATTTTTGGACTTAGAGGTTACCTAAATAGTCATCCTGAAGATGATAAGCATAGGGCTCAAAGACATCATGTAGGATAGGTAGGTGTAGAATCTGGATTTTCTGTCTTTCAGTATTCTTTAAAACTTAGAGATCTTGATTCCCTGGAACCCTGTTAAACTGTCAGAGAAACCTTAACAGAAGGTCACAGTCTCCAGACAGACTTAACTTTTCTAGATAAGAGACCAGAATAGTTTCCATTAAGTGTTTTGATCATTAGATAATTTTATTGTGCtcagtttattttttcagtttttgtgcACTGTGCTGTTGGGGAATTCTGTTGATAAATCTCTAGCTGTGTCCTGTCTGTAAACAGCCtgtcaaaggcattcttcatttctgtcagTGTTTTTGGTTTCtagcatttcttttaggttgtcttAGGAAGGATTTCCATCTCTGCTTACATCACCCATTGGTTCTTGCATGCTGTCTACTTCATCCTTCAGAGCCCTTAGCAATcacagttgttttaaattcctggtctGATAATCCTAGCATCCTTGACATGTCCGATTCTGATACTTACTCTCTTTCcaaatggagtttttttttttacctctttctgtttttcttgatagCTGGCCACGAGTTACCAGGTAAAAGGGATTGCTGTACATAGGCTGTTAGAGATGCGGTGAGGTGTGGGGAAGGGGAAGCGTTCCATCACCCCATGAGCaggtctcagtcttttagtgaACCTGTGCCTCTGGACTGTGAACTTTGCAAGTGTTCCTCAGTTTTTTCCAGCCCCTTAGGTGGGACAGGATGGCTAGAGTGGGCTGGAGTTGGGTGTTTCCTTTTTGTGTCAGTGGGGCCCTGATAATGCCCAGCGTTAGGCTGTGGTTAACTGGTTTCCTGAGGGCAGGCTTTGTTAAGAACAGGGTCCTCGTGTATTTTAGGacagttccttttcctttcctccttctggaAGCATCAAGGGGTTTGTCTTCAGTATTTGGCTGGTCAAGCTTCTGGATTTGTTGGTCTTTCAGTCTGTTCGGCTTTTTACTTGTTAGCACAGAGTGATGACCTCCAGTCTCTTTGTGGAACATGTGGAACCAGAAACCGAAAGTCTCATATAATTTTAGATGCTGTATCAGGAAATGTTTAGCTTTTTGCTTTACAGTCATCAGTCTTGATCAGTACACAGGATGTTGCTGAGTTCTCAAATTGTGCCCCTTAAAATAACatgtggaatttttttctcatttgctttaCTTGACTTATTGGATATCTCTCTCTTATTCTAGATCACTGTCATCTTCCTGAAAGATAAGGAGTATTCTTTACTTCTCATCATGGCAAGCAGTGTTGGTGGCCTCCTGGTTTTGATTTTGATTGTAGTCCTCCTGTTCAAGGTCAGTTCTGCTTGTTCACAGAGGCCCTGGTGTTGGGCACAGTGTGCCCTGGGGCAGGCAGCCCCTGGTTCAGAGCAGCTGCCCTCGCCTGTGGCTATTTGGCCCTGTTCCATCAACCACACACCTGCTTAGGCAAATAAGTAAGACAATTTCTGTCTGGAAAAGACAAACATCTAATTGAAGTGTTGGAGTACGTGGAGGTTTTCCTACATTAGATCTCATTATCATTCTCCTGTTCAAATCTTTTACTTTCCTTCCCCTGTTTTAACGTTCATACCCTTTT of Manis javanica isolate MJ-LG chromosome 4, MJ_LKY, whole genome shotgun sequence contains these proteins:
- the HASPIN gene encoding serine/threonine-protein kinase haspin, with amino-acid sequence MAGSVPRPGNRLFRTYGAPGGRRSRLRPRLTAAQWFPPQDRKRFCSSSSSSSSDPSWSVASNDPDDPDFSPSSPAAQRRRRPGDRISEDLPSPIVTPKCLRLRARPPQKCSTPCGPLRTPPFPNGNPGRLSLDLSVCRRSRDGGELGTSASLFSALGSPGLGPGSSATEDGVICTGSSASPDAASEAPSGCHIPAASMDHAPTTCSREAATGDRFTRLAPRASLRSVSFSFIGAENPEDSEFGTDGKNMRESCCERELVGKRPEGPGLSGMPKRATDQNSCQEIGSQEVTQIGYEEASVCKDYTVPGVISRPKRTGPSRKKKYKETVETSLLHYQQFKKGQKMEKEPFFSQDLTHLQNACTWTKTRASLSFHKKKMVTTVSEVCSSYTATTSLSGSLISEYANLPATDRTSSALSPSHSSSMYLLTPLKTLCVIDKKVSDAEKVYGECNQEGPVPFSYCLSTEKLECCEKIGEGVFGEVFRTIANHIPVALKIIAIEGPDLVNGAHQKTFKEILPEIIISKELSLLSDEVCNRTEGFIGLNSVHCVQGSYPPLLLRAWDHYNSTKGSANDRPDFFEEDQLFIVLEFDFGGVDLEQMRKKLSSMATAKSILHQITASLAVAEASLHFEHRDLHWGNVLIKKTSLKKLQYTLNGKMSTIPTCGLQVSIIDYTLSRLERDGIVVFCDISMDEDLFTGEGDYQFEIYRLMRKENNNCWGEYHPYNNVLWLHYLTDKVLKQMTFKNKHNTPAMKQMRKKIQHFYKTMLNFSSATDLLCQHSLFK